Proteins from a single region of Candidatus Bathyarchaeia archaeon:
- a CDS encoding HNH endonuclease signature motif containing protein translates to MSLFEAYESRLTPRLRDLVWKRDNNTCQRCGKISCYSPRTGLVSEGWDPYMVVHHIDRNRGNNSLDNLKLVCPSCHVKEHGKEWGNTGKGKNQRRILSCE, encoded by the coding sequence ATGAGCTTGTTCGAAGCATACGAGTCGAGGCTAACTCCCAGACTTCGGGACTTGGTCTGGAAGAGAGACAATAATACCTGTCAGAGATGCGGCAAGATCTCGTGCTACAGTCCTAGGACGGGTCTGGTTTCCGAAGGCTGGGATCCATATATGGTTGTACATCACATCGACAGGAATCGTGGCAACAACTCTCTCGACAACCTCAAGCTCGTTTGCCCATCTTGTCACGTCAAAGAACATGGGAAAGAATGGGGAAACACGGGAAAGGGAAAGAATCAGAGGCGCATTCTCTCATGCGAGTAA
- a CDS encoding tyrosine-type recombinase/integrase, with amino-acid sequence MGKHGKGKESEAHSLMRVSRDGRGETRLTDAQKNRILKLAQEVPRDYLLLGLQLERGWRIGSIVGCHNKVTYIRKRTGEKVVCFVELPGIQKEDVGEETIMIHFKGGKIEPDYPGKKWLRLAQKLALKAQKGERIISLSEQHGTNILRKYARLAGVPDWDRLHNHRQRAYFGTYWARKTGRDPWKVQSLMGHKDLRATAVYVEELSLEEKKQLLDES; translated from the coding sequence ATGGGGAAACACGGGAAAGGGAAAGAATCAGAGGCGCATTCTCTCATGCGAGTAAGCAGAGACGGACGAGGGGAGACTCGGTTAACAGATGCTCAGAAGAACCGGATATTGAAATTGGCCCAGGAGGTTCCTCGAGATTACCTTCTGTTGGGGCTTCAGTTGGAGCGAGGATGGCGTATCGGAAGCATCGTGGGCTGCCATAACAAGGTGACCTACATCAGGAAGAGGACCGGTGAGAAGGTCGTGTGCTTCGTGGAGCTTCCAGGAATACAGAAAGAGGACGTCGGCGAAGAAACAATAATGATTCACTTCAAGGGGGGAAAGATAGAGCCAGACTATCCTGGGAAAAAGTGGCTCCGGCTTGCTCAGAAACTAGCCCTAAAAGCTCAGAAAGGCGAGAGGATTATCTCTCTTTCAGAGCAACATGGAACAAACATCCTGCGAAAGTATGCCAGACTCGCTGGTGTTCCTGATTGGGACCGTCTGCATAATCACCGTCAGCGGGCCTATTTCGGGACATACTGGGCCAGAAAGACCGGTAGGGATCCTTGGAAAGTTCAGAGCCTTATGGGGCACAAAGACTTGAGGGCAACAGCCGTGTATGTTGAAGAGCTCTCCCTCGAAGAGAAGAAGCAGCTCCTAGACGAGTCCTAG